The following proteins come from a genomic window of Enterococcus gilvus ATCC BAA-350:
- a CDS encoding peptide MFS transporter: protein METTPVKNKKPFGFYVCALGFTFERCAFYTAKYMLAIWIATTAASGGLGMTSAQGVQISAWFVAATYITPTFGGYIADYWLSPRLCVAAGMVMMGAGYMLAWQASSMGMVWLMIILVALGTGLFKGNLSGVNALLFSDEKELNEAFSIQYSFVNIGSFIGTTFLVLLIKNYGFNFVFMICGVLLLIDALWFILNSRSLGEAGKKPFKVDQRQFDSAGKKAEGAVDTKLTSGDKKRIVAIILVTLFSVAFWTVWYLAYMPAYFYFGYGDGAGFIERANWVIGSFKIPTSYFDSMNALTCIVLGPLLGRLWTKLAARPQGDMSMFKKTALGMILVGISYVVMVLADMIGNGHTGILWLALVSLLMSVGEMVFSPLGNSFIAKLAPAKLMGLLLGVWTIAVFFSQMIYPVIYAILETADPAKFQMGYGVLAAVVIVLGIILWFGSKSLDKLESAE from the coding sequence GTGGAAACAACTCCAGTAAAAAATAAGAAGCCTTTTGGGTTTTATGTCTGCGCACTTGGCTTTACCTTTGAGCGGTGTGCGTTTTATACCGCGAAATACATGTTGGCGATTTGGATCGCAACAACGGCTGCTTCTGGCGGCTTAGGTATGACCAGTGCACAAGGTGTGCAAATATCTGCTTGGTTCGTTGCAGCGACGTACATCACACCAACCTTTGGCGGATACATCGCCGATTATTGGCTAAGTCCTCGCTTATGTGTGGCAGCCGGAATGGTTATGATGGGTGCAGGCTACATGTTGGCTTGGCAAGCAAGTTCAATGGGCATGGTATGGTTGATGATTATTTTGGTAGCACTGGGTACCGGATTATTCAAAGGGAACCTATCGGGTGTAAATGCCTTGCTTTTCAGTGATGAAAAAGAATTGAACGAAGCCTTCTCGATCCAATACTCATTTGTAAATATTGGGTCATTTATCGGAACAACATTCTTAGTATTATTAATTAAAAATTACGGCTTTAACTTTGTATTTATGATTTGCGGTGTGTTATTGCTAATTGATGCTTTGTGGTTTATTTTGAACAGCCGCTCATTAGGCGAAGCTGGTAAAAAACCATTTAAAGTGGATCAACGCCAATTCGATTCTGCTGGTAAAAAAGCAGAGGGTGCCGTAGATACAAAATTAACATCTGGAGACAAAAAACGTATTGTCGCAATTATTTTAGTAACATTGTTCTCAGTTGCGTTTTGGACCGTTTGGTATTTAGCATATATGCCAGCATACTTCTACTTCGGATACGGTGATGGTGCCGGATTTATCGAGCGTGCCAACTGGGTTATTGGAAGCTTCAAGATTCCTACGTCTTACTTTGACTCAATGAACGCACTGACGTGTATCGTATTAGGCCCACTCTTAGGTCGTTTATGGACGAAGCTTGCTGCACGTCCGCAAGGCGATATGAGTATGTTTAAGAAAACAGCTCTTGGTATGATCTTAGTTGGAATCTCTTATGTCGTAATGGTACTTGCAGATATGATCGGAAATGGTCATACAGGCATTTTATGGTTGGCATTAGTTAGTTTATTGATGTCCGTCGGCGAAATGGTCTTCTCTCCACTTGGAAATTCATTTATTGCCAAATTAGCTCCTGCTAAATTAATGGGACTGTTATTAGGTGTTTGGACCATCGCGGTGTTCTTCTCACAAATGATTTATCCTGTGATTTATGCAATTTTGGAAACCGCTGATCCAGCGAAATTCCAAATGGGTTATGGGGTCTTAGCCGCAGTAGTTATTGTGCTGGGAATCATCCTATGGTTTGGTAGTAAATCATTAGACAAATTAGAAAGCGCAGAATAA
- a CDS encoding M24 family metallopeptidase: protein MKERRVERVIEKMNEQDYGQLLVSDPTTIFYLTGRWIHPGERLLVLVITPENKNTLIVNKLFPIEEDLGVEKVFIDDTDDAVKKVLEYVDTDKKIGIDKNWPAHFLLHLLELVPNAKLGNGSEVTDAVRAIKDEEEKQLMRDAQADNELAIDRLKNLLPEELTEAEMADKLGEIYKELGNTGFSFDPIVGYGANAADPHHETDDSKVKPGDSVILDIGGIKNSYASDMTRTFFYKEVSDKGREVYETVKEANQRAIDLVKPGVKLSDIDAAARDYITEKGYGEYFTHRLGHFIGIDCHETGDVSGANDNVAEVGNVFSIEPGIYIPGEVGVRIEDLVIVTEDGCENLNHYSKDLEVIG from the coding sequence TTGAAAGAACGTCGCGTTGAAAGAGTCATCGAAAAAATGAATGAGCAAGACTATGGCCAATTGTTAGTTTCAGATCCAACAACTATTTTCTATCTAACTGGTCGCTGGATTCATCCTGGTGAACGTCTATTAGTATTAGTGATTACTCCAGAGAACAAGAATACCTTGATCGTCAACAAGTTATTCCCGATCGAAGAAGATCTAGGTGTCGAAAAAGTATTTATTGATGATACAGACGATGCTGTGAAGAAAGTGCTTGAATATGTGGATACGGACAAAAAAATCGGTATCGACAAGAATTGGCCAGCCCATTTCTTATTGCACTTGTTAGAGCTTGTTCCAAATGCCAAGTTAGGAAATGGCTCTGAAGTGACGGATGCCGTTCGCGCAATCAAAGACGAAGAAGAAAAACAATTGATGCGTGACGCACAAGCGGACAACGAGCTTGCGATCGATCGCCTGAAGAATTTGTTGCCGGAAGAGCTTACTGAAGCTGAAATGGCGGACAAATTGGGTGAGATCTACAAAGAATTAGGCAATACAGGGTTCTCTTTTGATCCAATCGTAGGATATGGAGCGAATGCAGCCGATCCTCACCACGAAACGGATGATTCAAAAGTGAAGCCAGGGGATTCAGTGATCTTGGATATTGGCGGGATCAAGAATTCTTATGCTTCTGATATGACCCGTACGTTCTTCTACAAAGAAGTTTCTGACAAAGGGCGCGAAGTCTATGAAACAGTCAAAGAAGCGAACCAACGTGCGATCGATCTAGTAAAACCAGGCGTAAAATTATCAGATATTGACGCGGCAGCCCGCGATTACATTACTGAAAAAGGCTATGGCGAATACTTTACGCACCGTTTAGGCCACTTCATTGGAATCGATTGCCATGAAACTGGAGACGTTTCAGGCGCAAACGACAATGTTGCAGAAGTCGGAAATGTCTTCTCAATTGAACCAGGAATCTATATTCCAGGCGAAGTAGGCGTGCGGATCGAAGATTTAGTGATCGTGACCGAAGACGGATGCGAAAACTTGAATCATTATTCGAAAGACTTGGAAGTCATCGGTTAG
- a CDS encoding CBO2463/CBO2479 domain-containing protein — MDGMNKLKYISTEQMFEGIIVELHDASVTIDLKGRLGQLKIPRRMIISEYNLEIGQEVGFLMTYPEVLAEEPDEHYKTAIYEHERRRAEARKKREEAREEN; from the coding sequence ATGGATGGAATGAATAAACTCAAATATATTTCGACGGAACAAATGTTTGAAGGGATTATCGTTGAACTTCATGATGCCAGTGTGACGATCGACTTGAAAGGTCGATTAGGTCAGCTTAAAATACCTCGTCGAATGATCATTTCTGAATACAATTTAGAGATCGGTCAAGAAGTTGGGTTTTTAATGACTTATCCAGAAGTTTTGGCAGAAGAACCGGATGAACATTATAAAACTGCTATTTATGAGCATGAGCGTCGCCGGGCCGAAGCCAGAAAAAAACGTGAAGAAGCAAGAGAGGAGAATTAA
- a CDS encoding M24 family metallopeptidase: MLNETKIRAYLEKEKLDAFFIAKRVNVRFTSGWTGDDSFILLTQEGQYFLTDPRYTEQAAIEVPDYEIINWRLPGKTVGDTVARLASEKKIKTIAFEADYLTYDMYADFSAKTPAEFVQAGGVIDRMRAIKSPKEIQYMRNACEISCRALERLLPEIRVGVTEKELAAKLSLYMVQEGADTQPYGNILISGANTSLLHGIPSKKAIEYGDFVLMDFGCQYEGYMSDMTRTVVVGQASDKQREVYELEKQSLEAAEAVMKNGAAVKDIYQASLKPLEGTDYPQYTYRNIGHSIGLFVHELPYIDEQYDDVLETGMVMTIEPGIYIPDWGGVRIEDQVLITEDGYENMIRLSHDLIEL, from the coding sequence ATGTTAAACGAAACAAAGATCCGTGCGTATTTGGAAAAAGAGAAATTGGATGCTTTTTTTATTGCCAAAAGAGTGAATGTTCGTTTTACTAGCGGTTGGACAGGAGACGATTCATTCATCCTGCTCACACAAGAAGGCCAGTATTTCTTGACCGATCCACGCTATACTGAACAAGCGGCGATCGAAGTACCGGACTATGAGATCATCAATTGGCGCTTGCCCGGAAAGACTGTGGGGGACACCGTGGCGCGCTTAGCCAGTGAGAAAAAGATAAAAACGATCGCTTTTGAAGCGGATTATTTAACCTACGATATGTATGCGGATTTTTCAGCGAAAACACCTGCGGAATTTGTTCAGGCAGGGGGCGTGATCGACCGTATGCGTGCGATCAAATCACCAAAGGAAATTCAATACATGCGGAATGCCTGCGAGATTTCTTGCCGCGCATTGGAACGACTATTGCCTGAGATTCGTGTGGGCGTGACAGAAAAAGAGTTGGCGGCCAAGCTTTCCTTGTACATGGTGCAAGAAGGGGCAGACACCCAGCCCTACGGCAATATCCTGATTTCTGGCGCCAACACGTCGCTGCTGCATGGTATCCCATCGAAAAAAGCGATCGAATATGGCGATTTCGTCCTTATGGATTTTGGCTGTCAATACGAAGGCTACATGTCTGATATGACTCGAACAGTGGTCGTCGGTCAAGCGTCTGACAAGCAGCGGGAAGTCTATGAGCTGGAGAAACAAAGCCTCGAAGCAGCAGAAGCAGTGATGAAAAACGGCGCGGCGGTGAAGGACATCTATCAAGCCTCTTTGAAACCTTTGGAGGGAACGGATTATCCGCAATATACGTATCGAAATATTGGTCACAGTATCGGCCTGTTTGTTCATGAATTGCCTTACATCGATGAACAATATGACGATGTTTTGGAGACCGGCATGGTGATGACTATCGAACCGGGAATCTACATTCCAGATTGGGGCGGCGTGCGGATCGAGGATCAAGTGCTGATCACCGAAGACGGCTATGAAAATATGATTCGTCTTTCCCATGATTTGATTGAATTATAA
- the pepI gene encoding proline iminopeptidase has product MKIEEGYMPYLGHQTYYRIVGEQSGNKKPLIVMHGGPGSTHNYFEVLDEMAVDGRQIIMYDQLGCGKSAVPSQPELWTAETWVNELIALREHLGLDEVHLLGQSWGGMLEIIYVCDYAPKGIKSMVLSSTLPSAKLWAQEQHRMIKFMSEEDQAAIAKAEETGVYDDPAYLAANDRYMVRHAAPVFTENDPEPLRRKKVAGTESYVTAWGPNEYSPEGTLHGYDYTDKLTDITVPTLVTSGTNDLCTPLVAKTMYDAIPGAKWELFAFSRHMPFVEEREKYMKLLAQWLDAND; this is encoded by the coding sequence ATGAAAATCGAAGAAGGATACATGCCTTATTTAGGGCATCAGACTTACTACCGCATCGTTGGTGAACAAAGCGGTAATAAGAAACCATTGATTGTCATGCATGGCGGCCCCGGATCAACCCATAACTATTTTGAAGTCCTTGATGAAATGGCGGTCGATGGCCGCCAGATCATCATGTATGATCAATTAGGTTGCGGGAAATCTGCGGTGCCTTCTCAGCCAGAGCTTTGGACGGCTGAAACATGGGTCAATGAATTAATCGCATTAAGAGAACATCTAGGATTGGATGAAGTCCATCTATTGGGTCAATCTTGGGGCGGCATGCTGGAGATCATTTATGTGTGTGACTATGCACCTAAAGGCATCAAGAGCATGGTCCTTTCAAGCACTTTGCCTTCAGCCAAGCTTTGGGCACAAGAACAACATCGGATGATCAAATTCATGTCCGAAGAGGATCAGGCAGCGATCGCAAAAGCAGAAGAAACAGGGGTCTATGATGATCCAGCGTATCTTGCAGCCAATGATCGTTACATGGTTCGCCATGCTGCGCCTGTATTCACTGAAAACGATCCAGAACCTTTACGACGGAAAAAAGTCGCAGGGACAGAAAGCTACGTTACAGCTTGGGGACCGAATGAGTATTCTCCAGAAGGAACACTCCACGGGTACGATTATACCGACAAGCTGACGGACATCACTGTTCCAACACTTGTTACGAGCGGCACAAACGATTTGTGTACACCGCTAGTAGCAAAAACGATGTACGACGCGATTCCAGGAGCAAAATGGGAGCTGTTTGCCTTCAGCAGACACATGCCTTTTGTGGAAGAACGTGAAAAGTATATGAAACTTTTAGCGCAATGGTTAGACGCGAACGATTAA
- the prdC gene encoding proline reductase-associated electron transfer protein PrdC, giving the protein MTQILIPLKQHVGAPCKGIVKAGDHVQRGQLIAEPNGLGANIHASFSGKVVDVDGDNIVLMIDEEQDFSKYLPIPKTESNAKAVEAAGIVGAGGAGFPTFLKLACDIPEGTFIANGAECEALLAHNVKQMSEHIDQLIRGMKYSMEMIHAPKGVIAVKGKHRMLVTRLLKAVDSEPTIDVYQLPDIYPAGDERMIVREVMDIVLEPGQLPTEVGAVIDNVETIKRIAEAIEDRKPFIDKDVTVSGRVKQKETVFVDVPIGTPVKTLINNVGGYVEPHGEIVVGGPMTGRSGDEMTPITKTSGGVLVAMPFPQESRKVGLLICECGGSAERMTEIANNMGAEVVAAERCKRMVEVNGRYRCALPGICPGQAATVMSLKKQGAEVVLTGSCSDUTNTVMGVAPRLGVPVYHHTDHVLRADGHRLYRRLPTN; this is encoded by the coding sequence TTGACACAAATTCTTATACCATTAAAACAACATGTCGGCGCTCCTTGTAAAGGAATCGTGAAGGCAGGCGACCATGTCCAACGCGGACAACTGATCGCTGAGCCGAACGGGTTAGGTGCAAATATCCATGCGAGCTTTTCTGGAAAAGTAGTTGATGTAGACGGTGACAACATTGTTCTCATGATCGATGAAGAGCAGGATTTCTCGAAATATCTGCCTATCCCTAAGACAGAGAGCAACGCGAAAGCTGTCGAGGCTGCGGGGATCGTTGGTGCTGGGGGAGCAGGTTTCCCTACATTCTTAAAACTGGCGTGTGATATTCCAGAAGGAACCTTTATCGCAAACGGTGCGGAATGTGAAGCATTGCTGGCTCATAATGTGAAACAAATGAGCGAGCACATCGATCAATTGATTCGCGGGATGAAGTATTCCATGGAAATGATCCATGCTCCTAAAGGTGTGATCGCTGTAAAAGGCAAGCATCGGATGTTAGTGACACGCTTATTGAAGGCAGTGGACAGTGAGCCAACGATTGACGTGTATCAATTGCCGGATATCTATCCAGCAGGAGATGAGCGAATGATCGTTCGTGAAGTAATGGACATTGTGCTGGAACCAGGCCAGCTTCCAACAGAAGTTGGTGCAGTGATCGATAATGTGGAAACGATCAAACGAATCGCGGAAGCTATTGAAGATCGCAAGCCGTTCATTGACAAAGATGTGACCGTCTCTGGTCGCGTAAAACAAAAAGAAACAGTCTTCGTGGATGTACCGATCGGAACACCCGTCAAGACATTGATCAACAATGTCGGCGGTTACGTCGAACCACATGGCGAGATCGTTGTCGGCGGACCTATGACGGGACGAAGCGGCGATGAAATGACACCGATCACGAAAACAAGTGGCGGTGTGTTAGTCGCAATGCCATTTCCACAAGAAAGCCGGAAAGTCGGTTTGCTGATTTGTGAATGCGGCGGTTCTGCCGAACGCATGACCGAGATTGCTAACAACATGGGCGCGGAAGTTGTCGCTGCTGAAAGATGCAAGCGGATGGTAGAAGTAAATGGAAGATATAGATGTGCCCTGCCAGGTATTTGTCCAGGCCAAGCTGCAACTGTCATGTCCTTGAAGAAACAAGGAGCAGAAGTAGTATTGACTGGCTCCTGTTCCGATTGAACGAACACCGTTATGGGTGTAGCTCCTAGGTTAGGAGTTCCGGTTTATCATCATACAGATCATGTGCTGCGGGCAGATGGGCATAGACTATATCGTAGATTACCTACAAATTAA
- a CDS encoding chloride channel protein, whose product MNKFKLALFGYSGLLGLAVGVIVALFMGFAEIGHQLLWQKLPALIGNPRFYPLILCTIGGVAIGFFVKAFGRYPRTLQESFTEYHETQRIDYHDGKIVRNLLGSLIVLLFGASLGPEAALIAIIGGLVTYVADRRKIAESQRTDLIEFGIGTSLGVIFMTPLFGVGRSVERDDWQVVTESKLKKYVLYIFTTFTGFIGYLLAYGLFPNQEQVFAIRRLEGSFTWQGLLLVIPMIVLGALFGKFFLVLQDKSDQLNQRIRNPIPLAIFAGIVLGVLGMISPYFLFSGEHNLLSFTRQAETMSFLILLLIGFGKVGITMFCLACNWRGGTIFPMIFASIAVGLAFANLFPYSPGLLVAVFTASACAVILKQPLATACLFLLLFPVELFLWIWLAGYLGNLFLQRLPFFHEEQTINTFKLPELPKRTKAPKKKKEETSVAKRDVSELRKAAARKQAAATETQPKVAEPKKELLVRKDVQKDERKSRETPRTQASPRTRELTDAPRTRSSRHKRK is encoded by the coding sequence ATGAATAAGTTTAAACTCGCACTTTTTGGCTACAGTGGGCTCTTAGGCCTCGCGGTGGGGGTCATTGTAGCTTTGTTTATGGGATTTGCGGAGATCGGGCATCAGCTTTTATGGCAAAAGCTGCCTGCGTTGATCGGAAATCCGCGCTTTTATCCTTTGATCCTTTGTACCATCGGGGGTGTGGCGATCGGCTTTTTTGTGAAAGCATTTGGGCGATACCCGCGCACCCTGCAGGAATCCTTTACGGAATACCACGAAACACAACGAATTGATTATCATGATGGAAAAATCGTCCGAAATTTGTTGGGTTCCTTGATCGTCTTGCTTTTTGGCGCAAGCTTGGGACCTGAGGCGGCGTTGATCGCGATTATCGGCGGCTTGGTGACATATGTTGCAGACAGGCGAAAGATCGCGGAGAGTCAGCGCACAGATCTGATCGAGTTTGGGATCGGCACCTCTTTAGGGGTGATCTTTATGACGCCGCTCTTTGGGGTCGGACGTTCGGTGGAGCGTGACGATTGGCAGGTCGTGACAGAAAGCAAGCTGAAGAAATATGTCTTGTATATTTTTACGACGTTTACTGGATTTATCGGGTACCTTTTGGCGTATGGTCTGTTTCCGAATCAGGAGCAGGTCTTCGCGATCCGCAGGCTGGAGGGGAGCTTTACGTGGCAAGGTCTCTTGCTCGTTATTCCCATGATCGTATTGGGCGCGTTGTTCGGCAAGTTCTTTCTAGTGCTTCAGGACAAAAGCGACCAGTTGAACCAGCGGATTCGCAATCCGATTCCTTTAGCCATCTTTGCGGGGATCGTATTGGGTGTTTTAGGAATGATCTCTCCTTATTTCTTGTTTTCCGGGGAGCATAATTTATTGTCCTTTACTCGTCAGGCGGAAACGATGAGCTTTCTCATCTTGCTGCTGATCGGTTTTGGAAAAGTCGGGATCACGATGTTCTGCTTGGCCTGCAACTGGCGCGGCGGAACGATCTTCCCCATGATTTTTGCCAGTATTGCAGTAGGCTTGGCTTTTGCCAATCTTTTTCCTTATTCGCCGGGCTTATTGGTGGCTGTCTTTACCGCCAGCGCCTGTGCCGTGATTTTGAAGCAACCGTTGGCGACGGCCTGCTTGTTCCTATTGCTGTTTCCTGTGGAGCTGTTCCTATGGATCTGGTTGGCAGGGTATCTGGGCAATCTGTTTTTACAGCGGCTGCCTTTTTTCCACGAAGAGCAAACCATCAATACCTTCAAGCTGCCTGAGCTTCCAAAGCGGACAAAGGCACCTAAAAAGAAAAAAGAAGAGACCTCTGTGGCAAAAAGAGACGTTTCAGAATTAAGAAAAGCGGCGGCACGTAAACAGGCTGCGGCAACAGAAACGCAACCAAAAGTAGCGGAACCGAAAAAAGAACTCTTGGTACGCAAAGACGTTCAAAAGGACGAACGGAAGTCCCGTGAGACCCCGAGAACTCAAGCTTCGCCGCGTACAAGAGAGCTTACGGACGCACCGCGAACACGTTCGAGTCGTCACAAAAGAAAATAA
- the prdA gene encoding D-proline reductase (dithiol) proprotein PrdA codes for MSITAETAKEHAKDPAVLCCRAEAGKVIAPDDLEDPAIFPDLEDSGLLELPDTTLTIEQVLGTTLKETTDALVPLTKELLDGVSEVTEEAAEEEAPAEEAAAPAPVAPIAPVAPVTPMGGQTIKIHIAEGRGIDLEVPMSIAGQMGVAPVAPAAPGEAAAPAPAAEAPAPEAKVEEKVVRSVRRDHMKIEKVVFGEETKIEGTTLVLRKMEDMCEEAAELEELVESVTFEIITPDKYNEYSETIMDVQPIAAKVDGADIGHGVTRVLDGVVMVLTGTDANGVQIGEFGSSEGELDRNIMWGRPGAPDKGEIFIKTQVTIKEGANMERPGPLAAHKASDYITQEIREAVKKADESLVVEHDEIVQKRRFGNKRVIIIKEIMGQGAMHDNLIMPIEPVGTLGAKPNVDLGNLPIILAPTEVLDGGIHALTCIGPASKETSRHYWREPLVREAMEDEEIDLVGVMFVGSPQANTEKYYVSKRLGMTVEAMDVDGAIVTTEGFGNNHIDFASHIEEIGKRGIKVVGDSYSAVQGALVVGNPEMVAMVDNNKSMQGIENEILSNNTLCKEDAIRDLAMLKTLMGGGTIKAAERKWNPNVKANNIEIIEKTTGKKIDLVENEQVLPKSKKRQEIYEVE; via the coding sequence ATGTCTATTACAGCAGAAACTGCTAAGGAACATGCCAAAGACCCTGCCGTATTATGTTGCCGCGCGGAAGCGGGCAAAGTAATCGCACCAGATGATTTAGAAGATCCAGCGATCTTCCCAGATTTAGAGGATTCAGGCTTATTAGAATTACCTGATACGACTCTAACAATCGAACAAGTACTTGGTACGACATTGAAAGAAACAACGGATGCGTTGGTTCCATTGACAAAAGAATTATTAGATGGTGTTTCTGAAGTCACGGAAGAAGCAGCCGAAGAGGAAGCTCCTGCAGAAGAAGCAGCAGCGCCAGCTCCGGTGGCTCCTATCGCGCCAGTCGCACCTGTTACGCCAATGGGCGGACAAACAATCAAAATCCATATTGCAGAAGGACGCGGGATCGATCTAGAAGTACCGATGTCTATCGCCGGTCAAATGGGTGTTGCACCAGTCGCACCAGCGGCTCCAGGTGAAGCAGCAGCGCCAGCACCAGCGGCAGAAGCACCAGCTCCTGAAGCAAAAGTAGAAGAAAAAGTGGTTCGTTCCGTTCGTCGTGATCACATGAAGATTGAAAAAGTGGTCTTCGGTGAGGAAACAAAGATCGAAGGAACAACTTTGGTTCTGCGCAAAATGGAAGACATGTGCGAAGAAGCAGCGGAACTAGAAGAACTAGTTGAGAGTGTGACTTTTGAAATCATTACACCAGATAAATATAACGAATATAGTGAAACGATCATGGACGTACAACCTATCGCTGCTAAAGTAGATGGCGCAGATATCGGCCATGGCGTTACTCGTGTGTTAGATGGCGTAGTCATGGTTCTTACAGGTACAGACGCAAATGGTGTACAAATCGGTGAATTCGGTTCTTCTGAAGGCGAATTGGACCGCAACATCATGTGGGGACGTCCTGGTGCACCAGATAAAGGCGAGATCTTCATTAAAACACAAGTAACGATCAAAGAAGGCGCGAATATGGAACGTCCAGGACCATTAGCCGCTCATAAAGCATCAGACTATATCACACAAGAAATTCGCGAAGCCGTGAAAAAAGCGGACGAATCTCTAGTGGTAGAACATGATGAAATCGTACAAAAACGTCGATTTGGTAATAAACGAGTGATCATCATCAAAGAGATCATGGGTCAAGGTGCGATGCACGATAACTTGATCATGCCAATCGAACCAGTTGGAACATTGGGCGCAAAACCCAACGTTGACTTAGGAAACTTACCAATTATTTTGGCGCCAACTGAAGTATTAGATGGTGGTATCCATGCATTGACGTGTATTGGACCTGCATCAAAAGAAACGTCTCGCCACTATTGGAGAGAACCATTAGTGCGTGAAGCGATGGAAGACGAAGAAATCGATTTAGTCGGTGTAATGTTTGTAGGTTCTCCGCAAGCAAATACTGAAAAATATTATGTTTCTAAACGTTTAGGTATGACGGTCGAAGCGATGGACGTTGATGGCGCGATCGTTACGACTGAAGGATTTGGTAACAATCATATCGATTTTGCTTCGCATATTGAAGAAATCGGCAAACGCGGCATTAAAGTTGTCGGAGATTCTTACTCAGCAGTACAAGGTGCGTTGGTTGTTGGGAACCCAGAAATGGTCGCGATGGTCGACAACAACAAATCAATGCAAGGGATCGAAAACGAAATCTTGTCGAACAACACACTATGTAAGGAAGACGCGATTCGTGATTTAGCAATGTTGAAAACATTGATGGGCGGCGGCACGATCAAAGCAGCCGAACGTAAATGGAACCCGAATGTAAAAGCGAACAACATTGAGATCATCGAAAAAACTACAGGCAAGAAGATTGACCTTGTAGAAAATGAGCAAGTCTTGCCTAAGAGTAAAAAACGCCAAGAAATTTACGAAGTAGAATAA
- a CDS encoding threonine/serine exporter family protein: protein MITILFQILAGFLGTISFAILFEVPRRYYVYCGMIGACGWFIYLLIMQFWVAPVTATFIASLVLIYLSREASFALKAPVTIFLICGIFCLVPGMGIYNFTYNFFIGDSIKAAQIGVQVLKIAIAIAVGITAGYELSPKFFYSYHKMQKNKNSF from the coding sequence ATGATCACTATTTTGTTCCAAATTTTAGCAGGCTTTCTAGGAACGATCTCTTTTGCGATCCTGTTTGAAGTGCCGCGACGCTACTACGTCTATTGCGGCATGATCGGTGCGTGCGGGTGGTTCATCTATTTGCTGATCATGCAATTTTGGGTGGCACCCGTCACGGCAACCTTTATCGCCTCCCTTGTGTTGATCTATCTTTCACGAGAAGCCTCGTTTGCCCTGAAGGCACCAGTCACGATCTTCTTAATTTGTGGTATTTTTTGCCTCGTTCCTGGGATGGGAATTTACAATTTTACGTATAATTTCTTTATTGGCGACTCGATCAAGGCTGCACAAATAGGCGTACAGGTATTGAAAATTGCGATCGCGATCGCTGTCGGGATCACCGCGGGGTACGAATTATCACCAAAATTTTTCTATTCTTATCATAAAATGCAAAAGAATAAAAATTCATTCTGA
- a CDS encoding threonine/serine ThrE exporter family protein, producing MDEREAFDLVYDIGETLLKNGAEIKRIETTIHHIAKALELQEFDSFVLINGIFMTARLKDQTVQARVRDVPISPINLGRIEQINTLSRRLAEKRLNPEEANQWLQEIKQQTFSSNPLKIFAYAFGSASFCFIFGGSIWDTMGALLLGVILACFTMYLLPKFNMSDIILTITSSGFVSILACLFVHFVPILQLTSLITGGIISLLPGVAIVNGIRYLFDGDYSSGWGQMINALITALCVSVGVGLVLRVFSML from the coding sequence ATGGATGAACGGGAAGCATTTGATCTTGTCTACGATATTGGCGAAACACTGCTGAAAAACGGGGCGGAGATCAAACGGATCGAAACGACCATTCACCATATTGCAAAAGCATTGGAACTGCAAGAGTTTGACAGCTTTGTTTTGATCAACGGAATATTTATGACTGCACGTTTGAAGGATCAAACGGTCCAGGCCCGTGTGCGGGACGTGCCGATCTCGCCTATCAACTTAGGCCGCATCGAGCAGATCAATACACTGTCTCGACGACTCGCGGAAAAGCGGCTAAATCCAGAGGAAGCCAACCAATGGCTGCAGGAGATCAAGCAGCAGACCTTTTCCTCCAATCCGTTAAAAATTTTCGCCTATGCCTTCGGGAGTGCCAGCTTCTGCTTTATTTTTGGCGGAAGTATCTGGGACACGATGGGGGCGCTGCTTTTAGGCGTGATACTCGCCTGCTTTACGATGTATTTGCTGCCGAAGTTCAACATGTCAGACATTATCTTGACCATCACCAGCAGCGGCTTCGTGAGCATTCTGGCCTGCCTCTTCGTTCATTTCGTGCCGATCCTGCAATTGACCAGCTTGATCACCGGCGGCATCATCTCGCTTTTGCCGGGGGTAGCCATCGTGAACGGCATCCGCTATTTATTTGACGGCGACTACAGCTCCGGCTGGGGCCAAATGATCAATGCGCTTATCACGGCTCTGTGTGTGTCCGTCGGCGTGGGGCTTGTTCTAAGAGTTTTCAGCATGCTGTAA